AAAGGGCATACAGAACTTTATCGTGGAGCTGAATATATGGTAGATTTTTTACCTAAAGTAAAAATTGAACTTGTAGTTTCTGACGACATTTTAGAAATGTGCATTGAAACCATTATGAAAACCGCACAAACTGGCAAAATTGGTGATGGGAAAATTTTTGTTTATAATGTTGAACAAGTTATTCGTATTCGTACTGGTGAAATGGATGATTCAGCAATTTAATTAAATTTATTTGATATCAGGTCGTTCTTGTTTAAGTAATTCTACAGTGACAATACCTTGAATTGAACAAATTAGCAGGTTCATATTTGCTCCTTTTTCA
The sequence above is drawn from the Gilliamella apicola genome and encodes:
- the glnB gene encoding nitrogen regulatory protein P-II — encoded protein: MKKIEAIIKPFKLDDIREALADQGITGMTVTEVKGFGRQKGHTELYRGAEYMVDFLPKVKIELVVSDDILEMCIETIMKTAQTGKIGDGKIFVYNVEQVIRIRTGEMDDSAI